In the Methanothermobacter sp. K4 genome, CACGCTTTGCCTTCCCTGAAATGCTGATGGCTTCCTTTCTGGCCCTTTCCTCTGCTTCCATTATGAGCTCATCGCCCTTCTCACTGGCCTCCCTTTCAGCCTTTTCAAGGAGTTCACTGGACCTGGTTCTGGCGTCATCGATTAGCTGGGATGATTTTTCTCTGGCCTCCTGAATTAACCTGTCAGCGTCATTTTCAGCCTTCTTTATGGTAGTGATAGCTTCCGATA is a window encoding:
- the ahaH gene encoding ATP synthase archaeal subunit H, producing MTTISEAITTIKKAENDADRLIQEAREKSSQLIDDARTRSSELLEKAEREASEKGDELIMEAEERARKEAISISGKAKREVETMKSAAMGRVPEAASIIVKSIL